A stretch of Ipomoea triloba cultivar NCNSP0323 chromosome 13, ASM357664v1 DNA encodes these proteins:
- the LOC116001818 gene encoding (+)-neomenthol dehydrogenase-like isoform X3, translated as MRHSAFSSIMAGAINATDASKRYAVVTGGNKGMGFEICRQLACDGVTVVLTARNEKKGSEAVEKLRAFGFSDGDVLFHHLDVTDPSTVSSLFHFVKTNFGRLDILVNNAGVIGLAMDENVLKSLQMKGAHWSSALFHNYELTAECIEINYYGSKRMSEAFLPLLQLSKSPRIVNVSSGDAKLEKICDEWAKGILNNVESPPEKLDEVLNKYLEDYKNGCLKYNGKFPIPSAYTVSKATMNAYARTIAHKYPSLQVNCVNPGYVKTDLTFNTGGITAEEGAQSVVRVALQPEDGPSGVFFDRQEIISF; from the exons ATGAGACATTCTGCATTCTCTTCAATAATGGCAGGGGCAATCAACGCTACTGACGCATCAAAAAG GTATGCAGTTGTGACAGGAGGAAACAAAGGGATGGGGTTTGAAATTTGCAGGCAGTTAGCTTGTGATGGAGTTACGGTGGTTTTGACTGCGAGAAACGAGAAGAAGGGAAGTGAAGCTGTGGAGAAACTTAGAGCTTTTGGCTTCTCCGATGGTGATGTGCTCTTTCACCACCTGGATGTTACCGATCCCTCCACTGTCTCTTCCCTTTTTCATTTCGTCAAAACCAATTTTGGAAGACTTGATATTTTG GTGAATAATGCTGGAGTTATTGGATTGGCAATGGATGAAAACGTTCTAAAATCTTTACAG ATGAAGGGAGCCCATTGGTCGAGTGCACTTTTCCACAATTATGAGTTGACTGCTGAATGCATTGAAATAAATTACTATGGATCAAAGAGAATGAGTGAGGCATTTCTCCCCCTCCTCCAATTGTCTAAATCTCCAAGAATAGTAAATGTCAGCTCTGGTGATGCAAAACTGGAG aaaatatgtgATGAGTGGGCCAAAGGAATATTAAACAACGTTGAAAGCCCCCCTGAAAAGCTTGACGAAGTGCTGAATAAATACTTGGAAGACTACAAAAATGGTTGCTTAAAGTACAACGGAAAGTTTCCAATCCCATCGGCCTACACTGTTTCCAAGGCAACCATGAATGCTTATGCAAGAACCATAGCGCACAAATATCCTTCTTTGCAGGTCAACTGTGTCAACCCTGGCTATGTTAAGACAGACCTAACCTTCAACACCGGTGGGATTACGGCAGAAGAAGGAGCTCAGAGTGTTGTGAGGGTGGCTCTACAGCCTGAAGATGGACCTTCTGGCGTCTTCTTTGATCGTCaagaaattatatcattttaa
- the LOC116001818 gene encoding (+)-neomenthol dehydrogenase-like isoform X2, producing the protein MLVRTRTQPRIYSLFKVIDEYIYGCRYAVVTGGNKGMGFEICRQLACDGVTVVLTARNEKKGSEAVEKLRAFGFSDGDVLFHHLDVTDPSTVSSLFHFVKTNFGRLDILVNNAGVIGLAMDENVLKSLQGAHWSSALFHNYELTAECIEINYYGSKRMSEAFLPLLQLSKSPRIVNVSSGDAKLEKICDEWAKGILNNVESPPEKLDEVLNKYLEDYKNGCLKYNGKFPIPSAYTVSKATMNAYARTIAHKYPSLQVNCVNPGYVKTDLTFNTGGITAEEGAQSVVRVALQPEDGPSGVFFDRQEIISF; encoded by the exons ATGCTTGTCCGCACCAGAACTCAACCCCGTATTTATAGTTTATTTAAGGTGatagatgaatatatatatggatgcaGGTATGCAGTTGTGACAGGAGGAAACAAAGGGATGGGGTTTGAAATTTGCAGGCAGTTAGCTTGTGATGGAGTTACGGTGGTTTTGACTGCGAGAAACGAGAAGAAGGGAAGTGAAGCTGTGGAGAAACTTAGAGCTTTTGGCTTCTCCGATGGTGATGTGCTCTTTCACCACCTGGATGTTACCGATCCCTCCACTGTCTCTTCCCTTTTTCATTTCGTCAAAACCAATTTTGGAAGACTTGATATTTTG GTGAATAATGCTGGAGTTATTGGATTGGCAATGGATGAAAACGTTCTAAAATCTTTACAG GGAGCCCATTGGTCGAGTGCACTTTTCCACAATTATGAGTTGACTGCTGAATGCATTGAAATAAATTACTATGGATCAAAGAGAATGAGTGAGGCATTTCTCCCCCTCCTCCAATTGTCTAAATCTCCAAGAATAGTAAATGTCAGCTCTGGTGATGCAAAACTGGAG aaaatatgtgATGAGTGGGCCAAAGGAATATTAAACAACGTTGAAAGCCCCCCTGAAAAGCTTGACGAAGTGCTGAATAAATACTTGGAAGACTACAAAAATGGTTGCTTAAAGTACAACGGAAAGTTTCCAATCCCATCGGCCTACACTGTTTCCAAGGCAACCATGAATGCTTATGCAAGAACCATAGCGCACAAATATCCTTCTTTGCAGGTCAACTGTGTCAACCCTGGCTATGTTAAGACAGACCTAACCTTCAACACCGGTGGGATTACGGCAGAAGAAGGAGCTCAGAGTGTTGTGAGGGTGGCTCTACAGCCTGAAGATGGACCTTCTGGCGTCTTCTTTGATCGTCaagaaattatatcattttaa
- the LOC116001818 gene encoding (+)-neomenthol dehydrogenase-like isoform X1 translates to MLVRTRTQPRIYSLFKVIDEYIYGCRYAVVTGGNKGMGFEICRQLACDGVTVVLTARNEKKGSEAVEKLRAFGFSDGDVLFHHLDVTDPSTVSSLFHFVKTNFGRLDILVNNAGVIGLAMDENVLKSLQMKGAHWSSALFHNYELTAECIEINYYGSKRMSEAFLPLLQLSKSPRIVNVSSGDAKLEKICDEWAKGILNNVESPPEKLDEVLNKYLEDYKNGCLKYNGKFPIPSAYTVSKATMNAYARTIAHKYPSLQVNCVNPGYVKTDLTFNTGGITAEEGAQSVVRVALQPEDGPSGVFFDRQEIISF, encoded by the exons ATGCTTGTCCGCACCAGAACTCAACCCCGTATTTATAGTTTATTTAAGGTGatagatgaatatatatatggatgcaGGTATGCAGTTGTGACAGGAGGAAACAAAGGGATGGGGTTTGAAATTTGCAGGCAGTTAGCTTGTGATGGAGTTACGGTGGTTTTGACTGCGAGAAACGAGAAGAAGGGAAGTGAAGCTGTGGAGAAACTTAGAGCTTTTGGCTTCTCCGATGGTGATGTGCTCTTTCACCACCTGGATGTTACCGATCCCTCCACTGTCTCTTCCCTTTTTCATTTCGTCAAAACCAATTTTGGAAGACTTGATATTTTG GTGAATAATGCTGGAGTTATTGGATTGGCAATGGATGAAAACGTTCTAAAATCTTTACAG ATGAAGGGAGCCCATTGGTCGAGTGCACTTTTCCACAATTATGAGTTGACTGCTGAATGCATTGAAATAAATTACTATGGATCAAAGAGAATGAGTGAGGCATTTCTCCCCCTCCTCCAATTGTCTAAATCTCCAAGAATAGTAAATGTCAGCTCTGGTGATGCAAAACTGGAG aaaatatgtgATGAGTGGGCCAAAGGAATATTAAACAACGTTGAAAGCCCCCCTGAAAAGCTTGACGAAGTGCTGAATAAATACTTGGAAGACTACAAAAATGGTTGCTTAAAGTACAACGGAAAGTTTCCAATCCCATCGGCCTACACTGTTTCCAAGGCAACCATGAATGCTTATGCAAGAACCATAGCGCACAAATATCCTTCTTTGCAGGTCAACTGTGTCAACCCTGGCTATGTTAAGACAGACCTAACCTTCAACACCGGTGGGATTACGGCAGAAGAAGGAGCTCAGAGTGTTGTGAGGGTGGCTCTACAGCCTGAAGATGGACCTTCTGGCGTCTTCTTTGATCGTCaagaaattatatcattttaa